The Geotalea uraniireducens Rf4 genome window below encodes:
- a CDS encoding GGDEF domain-containing protein: protein MYTTIHNKLFAYLEGKTKTYLLMAGYALVFLLAFIDYLTGELSFILFYLIPVFLVAWFVGKRSGLFICMSCSIASFIDKLLEHPASSPQFLHSWDFIIETSYLFMLGLMFSTLREKHDQEKKLARIDPLTRALNRRYLYELAEQEIYRSSRYNRSFTVAYIDLDNFKTVNDKKGHHVGDDLLCIVADTIQDNVRYADIVARIGGDEFVIILPETGAEHALSAITKLQGKLAAAMECRGWPVTFSIGMVTYNVPPESVDEMLKKADDLMYAVKSDNKNGLKHAIINEGQQHSDNQFEAKGWIKSNASFLLQGFKINPSTTIYLRKKENISRVNKNVKVRP from the coding sequence ATGTACACCACTATCCATAACAAGCTTTTTGCATATCTGGAAGGGAAGACGAAAACTTACCTGCTGATGGCCGGCTATGCACTGGTGTTTCTCCTGGCGTTCATCGATTACCTCACCGGTGAACTCTCCTTCATACTCTTCTATCTGATCCCGGTCTTTCTCGTGGCATGGTTCGTGGGTAAACGGTCGGGGCTGTTCATCTGCATGTCCTGCAGCATCGCCAGCTTTATCGACAAGCTGCTGGAACACCCCGCTTCATCCCCACAATTTTTACATTCATGGGATTTCATCATCGAAACAAGCTATCTGTTCATGCTCGGCCTCATGTTTTCAACGTTACGGGAAAAGCATGACCAGGAAAAGAAGCTGGCGCGAATCGACCCTCTCACGCGGGCGCTGAACCGCCGCTATCTCTATGAACTTGCAGAACAGGAAATTTACCGGTCGAGCCGCTATAACCGTTCGTTCACCGTTGCCTACATTGACCTTGATAATTTCAAGACCGTTAATGACAAAAAGGGGCACCATGTGGGGGACGACCTCCTGTGCATCGTCGCCGACACCATACAGGATAACGTTCGTTATGCGGATATCGTCGCACGGATCGGCGGTGACGAATTCGTCATTATCCTGCCGGAAACCGGCGCCGAACACGCGCTGTCTGCCATAACCAAGCTGCAGGGAAAACTTGCGGCGGCCATGGAGTGCAGAGGATGGCCCGTGACCTTCAGCATCGGCATGGTAACCTACAACGTTCCACCGGAATCGGTCGATGAAATGCTGAAAAAAGCCGATGACCTGATGTACGCCGTGAAGTCCGACAACAAAAACGGGTTAAAACATGCGATTATCAATGAAGGTCAGCAGCACTCAGACAATCAATTCGAAGCAAAAGGGTGGATAAAATCAAACGCGTCATTCCTGCTACAAGGGTTCAAAATCAATCCGTCCACAACAATCTATCTCAGGAAAAAAGAAAATATTTCCAGGGTCAACAAGAATGTCAAGGTTCGGCCCTGA
- the miaA gene encoding tRNA (adenosine(37)-N6)-dimethylallyltransferase MiaA: MVDGEDKIKLIIIVGPTASGKTELAVRLAERFDGEIVNADSMQVYRGMDIGTAKPSPQLRQRVPHHLVDIVTPDVNFSAADFRREAAAAIDDIHSRGKSVFVVGGTGLYIRALLQGLVDSPSGDESIRRELVELAQTVGNEELLRRLALVDPETAERLHPNDRLRIIRALEVYRQTGRPISTFRSEHGFADTYYDCLKIGLRVERQELYRRVESRVEVMIEQGLIAEVEGLLRAGYTPDLKSMRSIGYKEICAYLAGECTLDEAVQLIKRDTRHYAKRQMTWFNKDFEINWVEYPESFATICNHVIEFFA, encoded by the coding sequence ATGGTCGATGGTGAAGACAAAATAAAACTGATAATTATCGTCGGGCCGACCGCTTCCGGCAAGACCGAACTGGCGGTTCGTCTGGCTGAGCGTTTCGATGGGGAGATTGTCAATGCCGATTCCATGCAGGTCTATCGCGGTATGGACATCGGCACGGCAAAGCCTTCGCCGCAGTTGAGGCAACGCGTTCCCCATCACCTCGTCGATATTGTCACACCGGACGTGAATTTTTCCGCCGCTGATTTCCGCAGGGAGGCTGCTGCTGCCATTGACGACATCCATAGTCGCGGCAAGAGCGTCTTCGTTGTCGGTGGAACCGGGCTTTACATCCGGGCACTGCTCCAGGGGCTGGTCGATTCTCCCAGCGGCGACGAATCCATTCGCCGGGAACTTGTCGAACTGGCGCAAACAGTGGGCAACGAGGAGCTGTTGCGCCGGCTTGCCCTGGTCGATCCTGAAACGGCGGAACGCCTCCACCCCAATGACCGGCTGCGGATTATCCGCGCCCTGGAGGTATACCGCCAGACCGGCCGGCCCATATCCACGTTCAGGAGCGAGCACGGGTTTGCCGATACCTATTACGATTGCCTTAAGATCGGCCTGCGCGTTGAGCGGCAGGAACTTTATCGCCGCGTTGAGAGCCGGGTCGAGGTGATGATCGAGCAGGGGCTCATCGCCGAGGTGGAGGGGCTTTTACGTGCCGGTTACACTCCCGATCTGAAGTCAATGCGCTCCATTGGCTACAAGGAAATATGCGCCTATCTTGCCGGTGAATGTACGCTGGACGAGGCGGTACAGTTGATAAAAAGGGATACGAGACACTACGCAAAGCGGCAAATGACCTGGTTTAATAAAGATTTTGAAATTAATTGGGTTGAATATCCTGAGAGTTTTGCTACTATTTGTAACCATGTGATAGAATTTTTTGCTTAA
- a CDS encoding GeoRSP system SPASM domain protein, translated as MNLTELKTPIRLYWDLPSHPADTNLDYPGICEQIISLRILSLGITETAPAVSDGCLAILERLKKQPIATSLTVSSSVLDTAALSLLHGFNVRLLLVRASTLDDLRVVPRLKTSDGAKPQLGVSFEVSADNFGILPEVLSYCVENGIQHLVLPMQRLKAGDDCFQLGRSERESLSSNLAGIDRPATMKITIHDPFLWRVFFPSVSFPDGSCQAANTMLYIAGNGDVHPCPTLPYKLGNLAGTTLRAIVESTGKKELRERLINPPAGCACCAELDQCRGGCRGRGYFLTESWDEADPGCL; from the coding sequence ATGAATCTTACCGAATTGAAAACGCCGATCCGCCTTTACTGGGACCTGCCGTCACACCCGGCTGACACAAACCTGGATTATCCGGGTATCTGCGAGCAGATCATCTCGCTCAGGATACTGAGCCTCGGTATAACTGAAACGGCCCCCGCCGTGAGCGACGGCTGTCTGGCGATTCTGGAGAGGCTCAAAAAGCAGCCCATTGCCACATCCCTTACCGTTTCTTCTTCTGTGCTAGACACTGCTGCCCTGTCCCTCCTTCACGGCTTTAACGTCCGCCTGCTCCTGGTCCGGGCCTCCACCCTGGACGACCTGCGGGTAGTGCCCCGGCTGAAGACTTCCGATGGGGCAAAGCCACAGCTCGGTGTTTCCTTTGAGGTCAGCGCTGATAATTTCGGAATCCTGCCGGAGGTATTGTCCTATTGCGTGGAGAACGGCATCCAGCACCTGGTCCTTCCCATGCAACGGTTGAAGGCAGGCGATGATTGCTTTCAGCTGGGCAGGTCCGAGCGTGAATCGCTCTCCTCAAATCTTGCCGGGATCGACCGGCCCGCCACCATGAAGATCACTATCCACGACCCGTTTCTCTGGCGGGTGTTTTTCCCCAGCGTCTCCTTTCCCGACGGTAGTTGCCAGGCGGCAAACACCATGCTTTATATTGCCGGGAACGGCGACGTCCATCCTTGCCCTACCTTGCCGTACAAGCTCGGCAATCTTGCCGGCACTACATTGCGTGCGATTGTTGAATCAACTGGAAAAAAAGAGTTGAGGGAAAGGCTCATCAATCCCCCTGCGGGGTGCGCATGCTGCGCTGAGCTGGATCAATGCCGGGGCGGCTGCCGCGGTAGGGGATATTTTCTGACGGAATCGTGGGATGAGGCCGATCCGGGCTGTCTTTGA
- the hfq gene encoding RNA chaperone Hfq — MPKAPFNIQDQYLNQARKERVKVTVQLMAGTKMEGYIKSFDNFSVLMEVQGDILIYKHAISSITSVDGTFRLHQ; from the coding sequence ATGCCGAAAGCACCGTTCAATATCCAGGATCAGTATCTGAATCAGGCGCGCAAGGAGCGGGTCAAGGTTACTGTGCAGCTCATGGCCGGTACCAAGATGGAAGGGTATATCAAGTCTTTCGATAATTTCTCCGTGCTCATGGAAGTCCAGGGGGACATTCTTATCTATAAGCATGCCATCTCAAGCATAACATCAGTGGACGGCACGTTCCGCCTGCACCAATAG
- a CDS encoding GeoRSP system PqqD family peptide chaperone codes for MSKIYRNPDVMWREEDESREQANAALEKGENAEDIGTSLLFSDGMMVTLNVLGTEIWKMCDGREVDEIVAELLTQFDVEADVLKNDVAGFLEELAEKGFIHYEE; via the coding sequence ATGTCGAAGATCTATAGAAATCCGGACGTCATGTGGCGCGAGGAGGATGAATCCAGAGAACAGGCCAATGCAGCATTGGAAAAGGGAGAAAATGCCGAGGATATCGGGACTTCGCTCCTCTTCTCCGACGGCATGATGGTTACGCTCAACGTGCTTGGCACCGAAATATGGAAGATGTGCGATGGCAGGGAAGTGGACGAGATTGTCGCTGAACTGCTCACGCAGTTTGACGTTGAGGCGGATGTTCTTAAAAACGATGTGGCAGGTTTCCTTGAGGAGCTTGCCGAAAAAGGATTTATCCATTATGAGGAGTGA
- a CDS encoding SDR family oxidoreductase, producing MEKVLIVGCGDMGKRVAGLVMAEGADVSALVRSAEKGQKLAELGIQPVVGDLDELSSLATLPTRDALVFYFAPPPGGGNMDPRMRSFCASIEAGNEPRRVVYMSTSGVYGDCGDALVTEETPPNPQTARAKRRYDAETVLSEWGRERGVEVVILRVTGIYGPGRLPITQLANGHPLLDERLSPPTNRIHAEDLARVCVAAAEKGDDGDIFNVSDGRVGTMSQYFNAVADILGYPRPRQISLEEAHRVMTPLMLSYISETRRMGNGKMLKKLGIKLLYPTLEEGLKACVRRD from the coding sequence ATGGAAAAGGTTTTAATCGTCGGTTGCGGAGATATGGGGAAGCGGGTGGCTGGACTGGTCATGGCGGAAGGCGCCGACGTAAGCGCCCTGGTCAGGTCTGCGGAGAAGGGGCAAAAACTGGCGGAGTTGGGGATTCAGCCGGTCGTCGGCGATCTGGACGAGCTGTCTTCACTGGCTACCCTGCCGACAAGGGACGCCCTGGTCTTTTACTTCGCCCCGCCCCCCGGAGGCGGGAACATGGACCCGCGGATGCGCTCTTTCTGCGCCTCCATCGAGGCGGGCAATGAGCCGCGTCGCGTTGTCTACATGAGCACCAGCGGGGTTTACGGCGACTGCGGAGATGCACTCGTTACCGAAGAGACGCCGCCAAACCCGCAGACCGCCCGGGCCAAGCGCCGCTATGATGCTGAAACGGTGCTCAGCGAGTGGGGGCGGGAGAGGGGGGTAGAGGTGGTCATTCTCCGCGTGACGGGCATTTACGGCCCCGGCCGCCTTCCCATCACCCAGCTTGCCAACGGCCATCCACTGCTCGATGAACGGCTATCTCCCCCGACCAACCGCATCCACGCGGAGGATCTGGCCCGGGTATGCGTTGCTGCCGCGGAAAAGGGGGATGATGGCGACATCTTCAACGTCAGTGACGGCCGGGTCGGAACCATGTCCCAGTATTTCAATGCCGTTGCCGATATTCTCGGTTATCCCAGGCCGCGCCAGATTTCCCTGGAAGAGGCCCATCGGGTGATGACTCCGCTGATGCTCTCCTATATCTCCGAGACCCGGCGCATGGGCAATGGCAAGATGCTGAAGAAGCTCGGCATAAAACTCCTCTATCCAACCCTTGAGGAGGGGTTGAAGGCATGTGTGCGGCGGGATTGA
- a CDS encoding OmpA family protein: MRVATANLVLHSSMFYVQSSALNHQQVWPGIRYLSGHKIPHTTLICKARDAQVKHLQKKGKINPKLLALTGYGPNQPAASNNTQKGRKLNRRIEIALVPMEMDRPTTSEKKTPAK, from the coding sequence ATGCGTGTGGCCACGGCAAACCTCGTACTACATAGTTCTATGTTCTACGTTCAAAGTTCTGCGTTAAATCATCAACAAGTTTGGCCAGGTATTCGGTATTTATCAGGCCACAAGATACCCCATACAACCTTGATTTGTAAAGCAAGAGATGCTCAGGTCAAGCACCTGCAGAAGAAGGGAAAGATAAATCCGAAGCTTCTTGCCCTGACAGGTTACGGTCCCAACCAACCGGCGGCTTCCAACAACACCCAAAAGGGGAGGAAGCTTAACCGCCGTATTGAGATCGCCCTTGTTCCAATGGAAATGGACCGGCCCACCACAAGCGAGAAAAAAACGCCGGCGAAATAA
- a CDS encoding AI-2E family transporter, whose product MNNKEKFLAVLAGLLCIGAIILVYFSVTIFLPVFIALILTYILNPLVVMLVKRGMNRTVAIIAVFCFLVLLAMLTGFLFISSLKAEFSTVQINLPEYAGRLYGYIPGEVKTYLDIETPAKAYQHLNAALEELRGISFNLFKETFAVVTRAFSSTLAFILAVLGYFITPIYLYYFLSDLSEMKSGMLDLIPERHRDRLRERVGEVNEVLSAFVCGQLSVCAILAVLYSIGLYVIGIDLAVLIGTLAGALFIIPYFGTILGIIFSMTMALLKFHDFLHPLLCLGWFALVQAAEGGIITPKIVGDKVGLHPIITILALLIGGQLFGIFGMLLAVPVTAVLNVFFRSLLDYYRRTAYYKGA is encoded by the coding sequence ATGAACAATAAAGAAAAATTCCTGGCCGTTCTTGCCGGGCTTTTATGCATAGGCGCAATCATTCTGGTTTATTTTTCGGTGACCATTTTCCTGCCGGTGTTTATAGCCCTGATCCTTACTTATATCCTCAATCCGCTCGTCGTCATGCTCGTGAAGAGGGGGATGAACCGGACAGTGGCCATCATTGCCGTTTTTTGTTTCCTCGTTCTTCTGGCAATGCTTACCGGCTTCCTCTTTATCAGCTCTCTGAAGGCCGAATTCAGCACCGTGCAGATAAACCTGCCGGAATACGCCGGCCGGCTTTATGGGTACATTCCCGGAGAGGTCAAGACCTATCTGGATATCGAAACTCCCGCAAAGGCCTACCAGCACCTGAACGCCGCACTGGAAGAGCTGCGCGGCATCTCTTTCAACCTGTTCAAAGAGACCTTTGCAGTCGTTACCCGGGCCTTCAGCTCTACCCTTGCCTTTATCCTTGCCGTGCTCGGCTATTTCATCACCCCGATCTATCTTTACTATTTCCTCAGCGACCTGTCCGAAATGAAAAGCGGTATGCTCGACCTCATCCCCGAACGCCACCGGGACCGGTTGCGGGAGAGAGTAGGTGAGGTCAATGAGGTCTTGTCCGCCTTTGTTTGCGGCCAGTTGTCGGTCTGCGCCATCCTTGCCGTGCTCTACAGCATCGGCCTTTATGTTATCGGCATCGACCTGGCGGTGCTGATCGGAACGCTGGCGGGCGCCCTGTTCATCATCCCCTATTTCGGCACCATCCTCGGCATAATTTTCTCCATGACCATGGCGCTGCTCAAATTCCACGACTTTCTCCACCCGCTTCTCTGCCTGGGCTGGTTCGCCCTGGTTCAGGCTGCGGAAGGAGGGATCATTACCCCGAAAATCGTCGGGGACAAGGTCGGCCTGCACCCAATCATCACCATTCTGGCGCTACTGATCGGCGGCCAGTTGTTCGGCATTTTCGGCATGCTCCTGGCGGTGCCGGTGACCGCTGTTTTGAACGTATTTTTCCGCTCGCTGCTCGATTATTACCGGAGAACAGCCTACTATAAAGGTGCCTGA
- a CDS encoding YtxH domain-containing protein — protein MANNRNNESAAMMAFLTGAVLAAGVTLLLTPKTGKEVREKLGEAKEEALDKLKCCAKEAKFKMSRKTKGDALQYDGGDAWI, from the coding sequence ATGGCAAACAACAGGAATAACGAGAGCGCAGCAATGATGGCATTTTTAACCGGCGCAGTGCTCGCAGCCGGCGTGACGCTTCTCTTGACCCCCAAAACGGGGAAAGAGGTAAGGGAAAAACTTGGTGAGGCCAAAGAGGAAGCTTTGGATAAACTCAAATGTTGCGCCAAGGAAGCAAAGTTCAAGATGAGCCGAAAAACCAAGGGAGACGCCCTCCAGTATGATGGCGGCGACGCCTGGATATAA
- a CDS encoding glycine betaine ABC transporter substrate-binding protein, with protein MMRRSFFLLLMLLVLVLNQTAHACVGKILNIGIPNSANEQLLAEMIATLVTERTGTTVKIIVYKDERELYKAVKKGDVGILIENTDHAMKMVAKPRESNAKTAYETAKSEYRKNLNLVWLDPLVSANGAAGSIYYAPVLSLDTLSNLPALPKLINKLSGILKEDAYAKLLKSVKSDDKPRKVARDFLKSKKLI; from the coding sequence ATGATGAGAAGATCTTTTTTTCTGCTGTTGATGTTGCTGGTTCTGGTGCTGAATCAAACGGCTCACGCCTGTGTCGGCAAGATACTTAATATCGGCATTCCCAACTCTGCCAATGAACAGCTCCTGGCGGAGATGATCGCGACCCTGGTCACCGAGAGGACCGGCACGACGGTGAAGATAATTGTCTATAAGGATGAACGTGAACTATATAAAGCAGTAAAAAAAGGTGATGTCGGCATTCTCATTGAAAATACCGATCATGCCATGAAGATGGTGGCCAAGCCGAGGGAGTCCAACGCTAAAACGGCTTACGAGACGGCAAAGAGTGAATACCGGAAAAACCTGAACCTGGTCTGGCTCGATCCCCTCGTTTCGGCAAACGGTGCTGCGGGGAGCATATATTATGCGCCGGTATTGTCGCTTGATACCCTCAGCAATCTGCCTGCCCTGCCGAAACTGATCAACAAGCTGTCCGGCATACTCAAAGAGGATGCCTACGCGAAGCTGCTCAAATCGGTGAAATCGGACGACAAGCCGAGAAAGGTGGCAAGGGATTTTCTCAAATCTAAAAAGTTGATATGA
- a CDS encoding esterase/lipase family protein, protein MENRMRTGLPDTVILVHGLWMTGVELSLLGWRLKRCGFEVRYFRYRSWRGTLDEAALRLGKLVGKTAGERVHLVGHSLGGIVIARMFELSPPARAGNVAFLASPMGGSAFVTALFRCRIGRFILGRVIGEALMENRPFWSQGRDLLVIAGTLPLGFGVFFGVPSPHDGTIAEAETRVANAKSMRVRSSHMGMVISPGVAEILCKFFRGDD, encoded by the coding sequence ATGGAAAACCGGATGCGAACGGGGCTGCCGGATACGGTCATCCTTGTCCACGGCCTCTGGATGACAGGGGTGGAACTTTCCCTTTTGGGGTGGCGGTTGAAACGCTGCGGTTTCGAGGTGCGTTACTTCCGTTACCGCTCCTGGCGCGGAACTCTGGATGAAGCGGCACTCCGTCTCGGCAAACTGGTCGGCAAAACCGCCGGCGAAAGGGTGCATCTTGTGGGGCACAGCCTTGGCGGGATCGTCATTGCCAGAATGTTCGAGCTGTCTCCGCCGGCAAGGGCGGGGAACGTCGCTTTCCTCGCTTCACCCATGGGTGGGAGTGCTTTCGTAACGGCGCTTTTCCGCTGTCGAATCGGCCGTTTCATCCTTGGCAGGGTCATCGGCGAGGCGCTGATGGAGAACAGGCCGTTCTGGTCCCAGGGGAGGGACCTCCTTGTCATTGCCGGCACCTTGCCGCTCGGGTTCGGAGTGTTTTTCGGGGTGCCCTCTCCCCATGACGGGACAATAGCCGAGGCGGAAACCAGGGTGGCGAATGCCAAATCAATGCGGGTGAGGAGCTCTCACATGGGGATGGTTATTTCACCGGGAGTTGCTGAAATACTATGCAAGTTTTTCAGAGGTGATGATTGA
- the mutL gene encoding DNA mismatch repair endonuclease MutL — protein MATRIKILPENLTNKIAAGEVVERPASVVKELVENALDAGCSEVVVEIEAGGRRLIKVTDSGCGMTREDALLALERHATSKIASDSDLFGLATLGFRGEALPSIASVSRFALATREKGAIEGTEIYAEGGRVKEVKVCGMAEGTVISVRNLFFNTPARLKFMKSSDTEAGHVGDLLTKLAISRPDVRFIYNNDGRTIFRALDADLRERVATLLGRALSADLYPLDFHDGPLGVTGLIAKPECSRSAASHLYTYINGRFIKDKVVQHAVLQAYRNFMERGRYPVVVLFITVPADEVDVNVHPTKHEVRFREQGRVHDAIQAALESVLRATPWVRKQAAPQPFASPPPASEASATRVAEVRETLARYSPEKHLQQSFTVPPAATFQRQQGAVSLPVAAREDDTASDKTESKGYYCSLSVIGQFNAAYILCQDGTDLVIIDQHAAHERVAFEKLKAQFAAAQVESQRLLFPETIELSFKEGATLREHLAELGRLGFSLEEFGGATWLLNAVPRLLSGTDYLRTLRDILEELQTLGRSRTFADALEEILSRIACHSVVRGIHPLNGQEISALFAQMDATEFSSNCPHGRPVLRSLTLPEIERMFKR, from the coding sequence GTGGCCACACGCATCAAGATACTTCCCGAAAACCTGACCAACAAGATTGCCGCCGGCGAGGTGGTGGAACGCCCCGCATCGGTGGTGAAGGAACTGGTGGAGAACGCCCTTGACGCCGGCTGTTCCGAGGTGGTGGTGGAGATCGAGGCAGGTGGGAGGCGGCTGATCAAGGTCACTGACTCCGGTTGCGGCATGACCCGGGAGGATGCCCTCCTGGCTCTGGAACGCCATGCCACCAGCAAGATAGCCAGCGACAGCGACCTGTTCGGCCTGGCTACCCTCGGCTTTCGCGGCGAGGCGCTCCCCTCCATTGCTTCTGTTTCCCGTTTCGCTCTCGCCACCAGGGAAAAAGGGGCAATCGAAGGAACGGAGATCTACGCCGAAGGGGGGCGGGTCAAGGAGGTCAAGGTCTGCGGCATGGCCGAAGGGACCGTGATTTCGGTGCGGAACCTGTTTTTCAACACCCCGGCGCGGCTGAAGTTCATGAAGAGCAGCGACACCGAGGCGGGGCACGTGGGGGATCTCCTCACCAAGCTGGCCATTTCCCGGCCCGATGTGCGCTTTATCTACAACAACGACGGCAGGACCATATTCCGGGCGCTGGATGCCGACCTGCGCGAGCGGGTGGCGACTCTCCTCGGCCGGGCACTGTCGGCCGACCTCTATCCGCTCGATTTTCACGACGGCCCGCTCGGCGTTACCGGATTGATCGCCAAACCGGAATGCAGCCGCTCTGCGGCTTCCCACCTATACACATACATCAACGGCCGCTTCATCAAGGACAAGGTGGTGCAGCATGCCGTGCTTCAGGCTTACCGCAACTTCATGGAGCGCGGCCGCTACCCGGTGGTGGTGCTGTTCATCACTGTTCCGGCCGATGAGGTGGATGTGAACGTCCATCCGACCAAGCACGAGGTCAGATTCCGCGAGCAGGGGAGGGTGCACGACGCCATCCAGGCGGCGTTGGAGTCGGTCCTGCGCGCCACCCCCTGGGTGCGGAAGCAGGCAGCGCCGCAACCGTTCGCTTCCCCCCCGCCGGCATCGGAGGCAAGCGCGACACGAGTTGCCGAGGTACGGGAGACCCTTGCCAGGTACAGCCCGGAAAAGCATCTGCAGCAGTCCTTTACGGTGCCGCCTGCTGCGACATTCCAGCGGCAGCAAGGCGCTGTCTCGCTTCCCGTTGCGGCCAGGGAAGACGATACCGCGTCAGACAAGACGGAGTCGAAGGGCTATTATTGTTCGCTTTCGGTTATCGGCCAGTTCAATGCTGCCTATATCCTCTGTCAGGATGGCACTGACCTGGTGATCATCGACCAGCACGCCGCCCACGAGCGGGTCGCCTTTGAAAAACTCAAGGCGCAGTTTGCCGCGGCACAAGTGGAGTCGCAACGGCTGCTTTTTCCCGAGACCATCGAGCTTTCTTTCAAGGAAGGGGCGACTCTCAGGGAGCATCTGGCTGAACTGGGCAGGCTCGGTTTTTCCCTGGAGGAATTCGGCGGCGCAACCTGGCTGTTGAACGCCGTCCCCCGTCTCTTGAGCGGCACGGACTACCTGCGCACCCTGAGGGATATCCTCGAAGAGTTGCAAACTCTCGGCAGAAGCCGTACCTTTGCCGATGCACTGGAAGAAATCCTTTCCCGCATCGCCTGTCACAGTGTGGTGCGGGGCATCCATCCCCTGAACGGGCAGGAGATCAGTGCCCTCTTTGCCCAGATGGATGCCACCGAGTTTTCCAGCAACTGCCCCCACGGCAGGCCGGTGCTGCGCAGCTTGACCCTTCCCGAGATCGAGCGGATGTTTAAAAGGTAG
- a CDS encoding GeoRSP system radical SAM/SPASM protein: protein MRSDPTLKAPLTINWAINNNCNFFCRHCYSRSDTTEELSGEVLCAAMKRVAATGVLSVNFGGGEPLLRRDLLAIASCAAGCGMRVSMNSNGYLIDGEKAVALKNAGFSKVGISIDSHEALVHDRFRGVAGSHERAVNALGRLREAGIKTSISTVICTFNHEQIDNLIEFALANKVSQLNFHNFKCSGLGLANKDELDLTPVQWQEFYRKALRAKEQVKELDISLDDPIIASLGLKSGSSLVKGSVCGKLSLNIKSNGDITPCGFIPVVIGNIIRDDLKEIWDNSPVLERLRHKTPTGKCASCSDYGECLGGCSARALAMTGDFNSPDPHCWVP from the coding sequence ATGAGGAGTGATCCGACCCTTAAAGCGCCGCTCACCATCAACTGGGCAATCAACAATAACTGCAATTTCTTCTGCAGACACTGCTACAGCAGGAGCGACACAACAGAGGAACTGTCCGGCGAGGTACTCTGCGCCGCCATGAAAAGGGTCGCTGCAACAGGGGTGCTCTCCGTCAACTTCGGCGGCGGCGAGCCGCTGTTGCGCCGGGACCTGCTTGCCATCGCCTCCTGTGCAGCCGGATGCGGCATGCGGGTTTCCATGAACAGCAACGGCTACCTGATCGACGGTGAGAAGGCCGTTGCCCTGAAAAATGCCGGTTTCTCCAAGGTCGGCATCAGCATCGACAGCCATGAGGCTTTGGTCCATGACCGTTTCCGGGGAGTTGCCGGCAGCCACGAGCGGGCGGTAAACGCACTTGGCCGGCTGCGCGAAGCGGGCATCAAGACATCCATCTCCACGGTTATCTGCACCTTCAATCATGAACAGATCGACAACCTCATCGAATTTGCCCTGGCAAACAAGGTCAGCCAGCTCAATTTCCACAACTTCAAATGCTCCGGGCTCGGCCTTGCCAACAAGGACGAGCTGGACCTGACCCCTGTTCAGTGGCAGGAGTTTTACCGCAAGGCGCTGCGGGCGAAAGAACAGGTCAAGGAGCTGGACATCTCCCTCGACGACCCGATCATCGCCTCCCTCGGTCTGAAGAGCGGCAGCAGCCTGGTGAAGGGGAGCGTCTGCGGCAAGCTCTCCCTCAACATCAAATCCAACGGCGACATCACCCCCTGCGGTTTCATCCCCGTCGTCATCGGCAATATCATCCGCGATGACCTGAAAGAGATCTGGGACAACTCACCGGTACTGGAGAGACTGCGCCACAAAACCCCGACCGGCAAATGCGCCTCGTGCAGCGACTACGGTGAATGTCTCGGCGGTTGCAGCGCTCGGGCTCTGGCCATGACCGGCGATTTCAACAGCCCTGATCCCCACTGCTGGGTACCATGA